From the Cyanobacteria bacterium FACHB-DQ100 genome, the window AAAAGGCTGAAATGGAAAAGCACCAAGCCTTGTTTGTCAAAGGTGCAAAAGATCGGGGGGTTTCTGCCAAAATTGCCGAAGAACTGTTTGAGCAGATGGTGAAGTTCGCGGAATACTGCTTCAATAAATCGCACTCAATGGCGTATGGTTATGTCACTTTCCAAACGGCTTATCTGAAGGCGAACTATCCCGTTGAATATATGGCAGCAATCTTAACGATTAACAGTGGTGAACAAGACAAAGTTCAGCGCTACATCGCAACCTGTCATAGTTTAGGAATCAAAGTGCTGCCCCCGGATATCAACCGATCGGGCATCGACTTTACGCCCACCGGAGATGCGATCCTGTTTGGACTCTCTGCGGTGCGAAACGTAGGAATGAGCGCGATCGAAGCCATTCTCGAAGTTCGTGACGCAGGCGGACAGTTCAAATCACTGGCGGATTTATGCGATCGTGTTGATTCCCGTGCCTTGAATAAACGTGCATTAGAAGCCTTGATTCACTGTGGAGCGTTTGACTCGATCGCGCCGAATCGTCATCAACTCGCCAATGATCTAGAACTCGTGATGGACTGGGCACAATCGAGGGCACGAGATCGCGCTAGTGGACAAGGTAGCTTATTCGATCTACTCGGTGCAGTAACGCAGAAAAGCAGCTTTGAGACGGCTCCAAAAAGTGCAACGGTTGCCGACTATCCTTCGCAAGAAAAGCTCCGGCTCGAAAAAGAAGTCCTCGGCTTCTACATTTCCGATCATCCCCTAAAGCAACTGCAAGACTCGGCAAAAGTGTTAGCACCAATTAGTTTAGGCAACTTACAGAACAGTCGAGAAGGTTCAACCGTCAGCGCGATCGTCATGATTACTGCGGTAAAACGAGTTACAACCAAGAAAGGGGATGCAATGGCAGTGATTCAGATCGAAGATTTGACCGGACGAGCAGAAGCGGTTGTGTTTCCCAAATCCTTCGATCGCATCGGTAGCCTGATTGAGCCGGATGCGCGTCTGATGGTCTGGGGCAAGATTGATAAACGCGATGAAGATCAGTTCCAGTTCATTGTTGACGACGCGGAACCGATCGATCAGGTGCGAATGGTGATGGTCGAACTTGAGCCCAGGATTGCAGATGATGCAATGGAACGGCACCGGCTTAAAACGGTGTTGCAGGAGAATGGAGATCGAGACCATGCTAAAGTTTCAGTGATTGCGATCGTCGGGACTCCGACTCGAAGCCAGATTGTGCGCTTTGGCTCTCAATTCCGTGTTCAAGATGAAGAGGCAACCGTGAGCGCTTTGGAGCAAGCAGGCTTCAAAGCGAGAGTGTCATCATTGGTTTGAGAGGATATTTGCAGAGTCTTCGTTCGTTGCAGCACTCCGCTCTGAGCTGAAGTTCGGGCGGAAGCGCAACGAAACGAAGGGGCTACCTATACTTTTCTCAAACATCCTCTAAAGATCGTTAGGGGGCGTATCGATCAGTTGCTCGATCGTGTTCAACAAAATTTCTGAATCATACGGTTTTGGCAGATACACATCAAATCCTACCGACTCTGAATCCTGCTGAATCATCGCGATCACCTCTCCAGTCAGCGCGATCGCGACTGTTCGATGCGTCTCTTGCTGTCGAATGACATCTAAAACTCGTGCTCCATTACCGTCCGGTAGCCGAATGTTACTCACTAATAAATTTGGCTCAAACCCAAATCGAATGATTTCAATTCCCTCCTGAATCGAACCGGCTGACAGCACGATCGCGCCTTGATGCTCCAGAAGCACGGTTAGGGCCAGTCGTGTCACTGCTTCATCCTCAACAATCAAGACGCGTGATGAATGTAACCCAGAAGATTTAATCACAAAAATGCTAGAAGTCAGATTTTGATAAACAACATTAATTTACTATGGTATTAAAATGATGCACCGTAAGATAGACTCGTTTCCCTAACTTCGGATGCGTTTTTCTAAAGATTTAACTAAGTTTATGGCAACCGTTCGACTCGATCGCATCACTCGACGTTTTAGTAAGTCCGCAGCCGTTGAGGATATTAGCTTTGAGATTCCTGATGGCGAGTTCTGGGTGTTGGTGGGTCCCTCTGGCTGTGGTAAATCAACCGTCTTACGCACGATCGCAGGGCTAGAAACGGCGACTTCTGGGAATTTGTACATTGGCGATCGGCTGGTGAATCAAGTCCCGGCTCGCCAGCGCGATGTGGCAATGGTGTTTCAAAATTACGCGCTTTACCCGCACATGACCGTGGCTGAGAACATTGCATTCGGGCTAAAAATGCGACAGGCAGAGCCGAAAACGATTCAAGAACGAGTCGAGTCAGTGGCAAGAATTTTAGAAATCGGTCACTTACTAGAGCGCAAACCGAGACAGTTATCGGGCGGGCAGCAGCAGCGAGTCGCCTT encodes:
- a CDS encoding response regulator; this encodes MTRLALTVLLEHQGAIVLSAGSIQEGIEIIRFGFEPNLLVSNIRLPDGNGARVLDVIRQQETHRTVAIALTGEVIAMIQQDSESVGFDVYLPKPYDSEILLNTIEQLIDTPPNDL